From Riemerella anatipestifer ATCC 11845 = DSM 15868, a single genomic window includes:
- a CDS encoding SDR family NAD(P)-dependent oxidoreductase, with protein sequence MAKHRVMVITGTSTGIGFCLAEYFGKKGYVVYGLSRKTVESPYFTSIATDITENEQVKSAINHILSKEKAIDILINNAGMGMVGAVEDASKEDIHKLFNLNLVGAVQMMTAVTPSMREQKEGAIINISSIGSEMGLPFRGFYSASKSALDKVTEAMRYEVSEWRVKVCSLHLGDIKTNIANHRVQSQVSEPYKNTFNKVYQVMNAHVDDGTEPIKVAEYIENLLTKKQWRAHYYFGKLGQKIGVPLKWLLPQNFYEKLMRKYNQMD encoded by the coding sequence ATGGCGAAGCATAGAGTTATGGTAATTACAGGAACTTCTACTGGGATAGGGTTCTGTTTAGCAGAATATTTTGGCAAGAAAGGCTATGTCGTTTACGGATTGAGTAGAAAAACAGTAGAGAGTCCTTATTTTACTTCCATTGCAACAGATATTACCGAAAACGAACAAGTTAAATCAGCTATAAATCACATCTTATCAAAAGAAAAAGCGATAGATATTCTCATCAACAATGCAGGTATGGGGATGGTAGGAGCGGTAGAAGATGCGTCTAAAGAAGATATACATAAACTCTTTAATCTTAATTTGGTGGGGGCAGTTCAGATGATGACAGCAGTAACGCCAAGTATGAGGGAGCAAAAAGAAGGTGCTATCATCAATATTTCTAGTATAGGGAGTGAGATGGGCTTGCCTTTTAGAGGATTTTATTCAGCATCAAAATCTGCTTTGGATAAAGTAACGGAAGCGATGAGGTACGAAGTTTCCGAATGGAGGGTCAAAGTGTGTTCTTTGCATTTAGGCGACATCAAGACTAATATTGCCAATCACAGAGTGCAATCTCAAGTATCAGAGCCATATAAAAATACGTTCAATAAAGTTTACCAAGTGATGAACGCCCATGTGGACGACGGTACAGAGCCTATAAAAGTAGCTGAATATATAGAAAATCTTTTGACTAAAAAACAATGGAGAGCCCATTATTATTTTGGTAAGTTGGGGCAGAAGATAGGCGTACCTCTAAAATGGTTACTGCCACAAAACTTCTACGAAAAACTGATGAGAAAATACAATCAAATGGATTAG
- a CDS encoding nucleotide pyrophosphohydrolase: MAEIQQLQNQVDEWIKTVGVRYFNELTNMAILSEEVGEVARIIARRYGEQSEKETDKTKDLGEELADVLFVTLCLANQTGVDLQSAFDKKMKLKTERDAERHANNEKLKK, encoded by the coding sequence ATGGCTGAAATTCAACAATTACAGAATCAAGTAGATGAATGGATAAAGACTGTGGGCGTTCGTTATTTTAATGAATTAACGAATATGGCTATCTTATCCGAGGAGGTGGGCGAAGTGGCAAGGATTATTGCAAGACGATACGGAGAGCAAAGCGAAAAAGAAACGGATAAAACTAAAGATTTGGGCGAAGAATTGGCAGATGTACTTTTTGTAACACTTTGTTTAGCTAACCAAACGGGAGTGGACTTGCAGTCAGCATTTGACAAGAAGATGAAACTAAAAACCGAACGAGATGCCGAAAGACACGCCAATAATGAAAAGCTGAAAAAATAG
- a CDS encoding 3-phosphoshikimate 1-carboxyvinyltransferase has protein sequence MESLYLKKSELLDHQIISISGSKSESNRLLILQRLLGDLQINNLSNAQDTQLLQKALYSNDEVIDIHHAGTAMRFLTSYFVIQEGRTTILTGSDRMKQRPIAPLVEALKSLGAEITYLEKEGCPPLKIVGKKLYKNEVSISAEVSSQFISSLLLVAGFLENGLKIALVGHITSRPYLEMTLKMLSDLGIETEFKGQTIEVKPLKKELATDNKEYTVESDWSSASYFYSLVAIGKKQVALESFKETSMQGDKALVKIYRDFFGVETQFQNGERLVLTPIKDFKQPLKINLDMNDCPDIAQTVCVTAAALGVHFQIEGLATLKVKETDRLVALKNELLKIGLETEITEDSIKSARFFQVEEIPCIKTYHDHRMAMSFAPYALVGDIKIEDASVVEKSYPYFWEDFKTLSKEK, from the coding sequence ATGGAAAGCCTTTATTTAAAAAAATCGGAGCTTTTAGACCACCAAATCATTAGTATATCAGGTTCTAAAAGCGAGTCTAACCGACTTTTGATATTGCAAAGATTATTGGGAGATTTACAGATTAACAACCTCTCTAACGCCCAAGACACTCAGCTTTTACAAAAGGCTTTATACTCTAATGATGAGGTGATAGACATTCATCACGCAGGGACGGCAATGCGTTTTTTAACCTCTTACTTTGTTATTCAAGAAGGGAGAACTACGATATTGACAGGCTCGGACAGAATGAAACAACGCCCTATTGCTCCACTTGTGGAGGCTTTAAAGAGTTTGGGAGCAGAAATCACTTATCTTGAAAAGGAAGGCTGTCCACCATTAAAAATTGTAGGGAAGAAACTATATAAGAATGAAGTTTCTATTTCGGCGGAGGTTTCATCTCAGTTTATCAGTTCGTTATTATTGGTGGCTGGTTTTCTGGAAAATGGGTTGAAAATAGCTTTAGTTGGGCACATCACTTCTCGTCCTTATTTAGAAATGACTTTAAAAATGCTTTCCGATTTAGGCATCGAAACTGAATTTAAAGGTCAAACTATTGAGGTTAAACCATTAAAAAAAGAACTTGCAACAGACAACAAGGAATATACGGTAGAAAGCGACTGGAGTTCGGCGTCTTATTTTTATTCATTGGTGGCTATTGGGAAGAAGCAGGTGGCTTTAGAAAGTTTTAAGGAAACCTCTATGCAGGGCGATAAGGCTTTAGTAAAGATTTATAGGGATTTCTTTGGGGTAGAAACTCAATTTCAAAATGGAGAACGCTTAGTTTTAACACCTATAAAAGATTTTAAACAGCCTCTAAAAATTAATTTGGATATGAATGACTGCCCCGATATTGCTCAAACCGTTTGTGTAACGGCGGCAGCGTTGGGAGTTCATTTTCAAATAGAAGGTTTAGCTACGCTTAAAGTGAAGGAAACGGATAGGCTGGTCGCTCTTAAAAACGAACTTTTAAAGATAGGCTTAGAAACGGAAATTACTGAAGACTCCATCAAAAGTGCGAGGTTTTTCCAAGTGGAAGAAATCCCTTGTATTAAAACCTACCACGACCATCGTATGGCGATGAGTTTTGCACCGTATGCGTTGGTGGGAGATATAAAGATAGAAGACGCAAGTGTAGTAGAAAAATCGTACCCTTATTTTTGGGAAGATTTTAAAACATTATCAAAAGAAAAATAA